From the genome of Pseudoliparis swirei isolate HS2019 ecotype Mariana Trench chromosome 14, NWPU_hadal_v1, whole genome shotgun sequence:
ATGTCCAaactattatattattattatattagcatacatatatatacatatatatgtatatatatgtatgtatacatatatatatatgtatatatatgtatgtatatatgtatacatatacatacatacatatatatgtatgctaatataataataatataatagtttggacatcactatatatatatatatatatatatatatatacatatatatgtatatatatatatgtatatatatatatatacacatatattatatattatataaatatatatgtatatatatatattcacatatatgtatatatatatgtatatatacatgtatatatacacatatattatatattatataaatatatatgtatatataaatatatatatatacgtatttatatatatatatatgtatataaatatatacatatatacatatatatgtatatatatatatgttatatatatacatacacatatattatatattatataaatatatatgtatatgtatatatatatattcacatatatgtatatatatatgtatatatacatgtatatatacttatatattatataaatatatatgtatatatatatatatatatattcacatatatgtatatatatatatatatatatatatatatatatatatatatatatatatatatatatatgtatatatatgtatatatacacatatattatatattatataaatatatatgtatatgtatatatatatattcacatatatgtatatatatatgtatatatacatgtatatatacacatatattatatattatataaatatatatgtatatgtatatatatatacatatatataaatcccGTCTCCGCAGCCAGAAGTCGGCTCCCGGTGATGGATGATGTTCATGGTTCTCCGCGTGGCGAGCAGGACTTCATGTCCAGCCTTAATAGCGCTCGTTTTCTGCCTTGTTCAGTCCATTAgcgcccccccccggcccccctccccctgagtGGCGGGCCCCGCCGCTAATTACGCCGTGAGGGATGGTCGGGGGGCTCGTTAGCGGCGGAGCGAGCCGGAGCATACTGTCTCTCTCCCGGTTAATGATGGTGGATCCGCGGCGCGCGGCGCTCCATCACACGGCGGAGCGCCGCGGTCCGATCCCCTCTCAGATCAATGCTAACGGAAATATGAAGAAGCGTCCAATCAAATGAACACCTCGAGAGGCTCTGAGGAgggtagcttagcataaagactggaagtgAAGGGAAACGGCTAGCATCCTGAGAGAGTTGAATATCACCGCTGAACAGGCTGTTCATGTCATGTACTTAGTACTACGAAGACTACTAGTACTACGAAGACTACTAGTACTACGAAGACTACAAGTACTACGAAGACTACTAGTACTACGAAGACTACAAGTACTACGAAGACTACAAGTACTACGAAGACTACAAGTACTCGAGACTACAAGTACTACGAAGACTACTAGTACTACGAAAGACTACTAGTACTAAAGACTACTAGTACTACGAAGACTACTAGTACTACGAAGACTACTAGTACTACGAAGACTACTAGTACTACGAAGACTACAAGTACTACGAAGACTACTAGTACTACGAAGACTACAAGTACTACGAAGACTACTAGTACTACGAAGACTACTAGTACTACGAAGACTACTAGTACTACGAAGACTACAAGTACTACGAAGACTACTAGTACTTTCTGAGACTACTAGTACTACGAAGACTACTAGTACTACGAAGACTACAAGTACTACGGAGACTACTAGTACTACGAAGACTACAAGTACTACGAGACTACAAGTACTCACGAAGACTACTAGTACTCACGACTAGTACTACGAAGACTACTAGTACTACGAAGACTACAAGTACTACGAAGACTACTAGTACTACGAAGACTACTAGTACTACGAAGACTACAAGTACTACGAAGACTACTAGTACTACGAAGACTACAAGTACGAAGACTACTAGTACTACGAAGACTACTAGTACTACGAAGACTACTAGTACTACGAAGACTACTAGTACTACGAAGACTACAAGTACTACGAAGACTACTAGTACTACGAAGACTACAAGTACTACGAAGACTACTAGTACTACGAAGACTACTAGTACTACGAAGACTactagtactagtactacaAAGACTACTAGTACTACGAAGACTACTAGTACTAGTACTACGAAGACTACTAGTACTACGAAGACTACTAGTACTAGTACTACGAAGACTACTAGTACTACGAAGACTACTAGTACTAGTACTACGAAGACTACAtagtactaatactactaccACGCCAACCCTAACCCCCCCACCCGCCCTAacccggggtcaaaggtcagcgccAGCAgtcgtgacacacacacctgccctgAGGGCCGGGCTCCTCCAGAGACACaccagagagcatcatgggaaacggGAATACCTCCTTCAACcggcgcagacatcttcaaaCCAAACGCACGGACGCCCCGAGGTCCCGTTATCGATccgagcctgaacgcatcgcgaGGCCTCTAATGGCCTCTCGCCTCTCCAAACACCGCGCGCTGCGTTTGTTCCCCTAAACGGCGCCCGGCCGTTGGGGGGCCGGTTATGGCGTGATGATGTGAGCaggtaagcccccccccccccccggcccatTAGGATGAGCGGCGGCGCTCGgccaggagaggtttaattaaaTCACCGTCCAATCATAATCCATGTTGTTAATTAAACTGGATAATTTATAAGTACAAAAGAGGATatttattaccccccccccccacaacctTTTACTATTGATGCCGTGTGATTGATGCCGACACGGCGCCCGCTCACTATTTGTCTAATGGCCGTGCAATTAAAGCTCGCCGACCGCCGCCTCGCCGCCTCTGATTGAATTTGTCAGCGCTAATTGAAAAATACTGATATTTAATGTCTGGATCAGGATCCGTTAAcgagagcgaggggggggggcagccatGCACGCCCTTGACTCGGCCCAGGAGCTGGAGGTGGTCCTCTGGGActcgggggtcagaggtcacctgaAGCATCTCTAGCTGCGTTTCACCGGATTTAaatgaagtggaggaggaggaggaggaggaggagggaggaggaggggggaggggggaggaggaggggggggttatTGAGTCAGATCCAGATGTAAAGTCTGGAGGACTTTACATCATTTACCCACAAGGAGGctttaagtatttatttatgttttagtcacacacacacacacacacacacacacacacacacacacacacacacacacacacacacacacacacacacacacacacacacacacacacacacacacacacacacacacacacacacacacacacacacacacacacacgtccctgAATGGCCCGTGGTCCCAATTTGTGTAATTGGCATTCATCCAGACGATTTAAGGCGAGCTGGCGCGTCATCCCGGCCGGCCAATCAGGGGCCGGAGCGCggccagggggcggggcctgcgcGGAGCAGGCAGCGCAATTAAACCTCAAGGAGCGCGATTTAAATCCCAAACAGCTCCGGACTCGCAGGCAGCAGCACGCGCTCCgtcacacgcacgcgcacacgcacgctcTGAGCCTCAGCGGGAGAGAGGAGaccccggtcccggtcccggtcccagTGACCTCTCCGCCGGGTGGTGTTTCTCCTCCGATGGAGGGGGTCCGGTGACCGGACCGCCGCCGCTCTAGAGCCTGACCGCCGCGGCTCCACCGGGACTACCGGGACTCTACGGGGTCGACGCGGCTCCTCCGGGACTCTACGGGACTCTACCGGGGCTTTGCCGGGGCTCTACCGGACTCCACGGGACTTTACCGGGCTCCACCGGGACTCCTCCGGTGCCCCTCCGGCCCCCCGATGAGCGCGGCGTTCAGCCCGCCGTCCTTCATGGTGATGCCGCGGCCCTTGGGCAGCTCCTCCGCCTTCAGCATCGACTCCCTGATCGGCGGGCCGACGCCGCCCGGTCCCGGGGCCTTCGTGTACACCGGGTACCCGATGTTCATGCCCTACCGGTCCGTGGTGCTGCAGCCGCCGCCGGCTCTGCCCGCCGGTCACCACCTGCAGGGCGGCTTCTGCTCCGGCCTCGCGCCGGGCATGGCGCTCAGCTCCGGCCTCATGGCGGCGTTGCCCGGCGGCTTCCCGCCGCACCGGGAACCGGCGAGGAAGTTCAGCCCCGCGCGGCACGCGGAGGACGGGAAGAGCTTCCTGGCGAAGGAGGCCTTCCACGACCCGGACCCGAGCCCAGGTGAGCACGGGACCGGGTCCTCCCGGGACCGGGTCCTCACGGGACATAACGGATCATATTTGGTCTCAAAATATTAGAAAACGTTTGTTTGATTTTTATGTTGCATGTTTAGATTTTAACAACATTTCAAGAAACTTTATTAAACATcgttaataatataattaaacaCGTATTTAGCCGTTTtggtttcataattttttttaatagcctaaataatttatttcgaaataacttttaattgttatttccttttatttaaaagttattgaattcaaatcataatgatgctcataaataaataataatcatgttTAAAGTTAATATTTCATGTTTCAGAGTTCAACTCCGATAATTAAATTATAATGTAGATTATTAATTATTACTATTTTTAATAATTTGTCTCCGCGAACAAACAATAAATTCGTTTAAATTATTCCTGATAATTATAATTAGAATGTGACTTGAAGGCGTCGCGATGTGAGTGGCGGGAACGGGCcgccgtccccccccccctaattcACCCCGTCACCTTCAATTTAACATTTACTgacaataaaatattttaatatttaaactttgattattattaaattaatagCTTTTAGACAAAAAGGAGAAATATTATTTAGAATAATTAAAAAGAGACTTAgcgtgaagaggaagaagatgatgatgatgaagctgGTGAAGATGATGttgatgtccccccccccccccccccagccagaGCCCCCCCCAAGGAGGACTCCAAGGAGGAGGACTGCGGCCGGAAGGAGGACAGCAGCTTCCTGGACAGCGACCTGGACTACAGCTCCGACGACAACCTGACGTCCGCGGGCCGCCAGGAGGACGCGGACGACGGGCCGCACGCGCCCGGCTCCTCGTCGTGCTCCGCGGGGGGCGCGGGCGGCGCGGGCGGGAAGAACCGGCGGCGGCGCACCGCCTTCACGAGCGAGCAGCTGCTGGAGCTCGAGAAGGAGTTCCACTGCAAGAAGTACCTGTCGCTCACCGAGCGCTCCCAGATCGCGCATGCGCTGAAGCTCAGCGAGGTGCAGGTGAAGATCTGGTTCCAGAACCGGCGCGCCAAGTGGAAGCGGGTCAAGGCCGGGAACGTCAACAACAAGTCCGGGGAGCCGGTCCGGAACCCCAAGATCGTGGTCCCGATCCCGGTCCACGTGAGCCGGTTCGCCATCCGGAGCCAGCACCAGCAGATGGAGCAGGCGCGAccgtagaggaggaggaggaggaggaggaggaggcctggtcgtagaagaagaagaaggaggaggaggcccgaccggagaagaagaagaagaggaggaggaggaggcccgaccgtagaagaagaagagcaggtcACTGAGACCCGGCCCGGGTCCAGAGCCCAGGTCCGGGTCCAGAGCCCGggtccagagcccagagccggGTCCAGAGCCCGggtccagagcccagagcccggGTCCAGAGCCCAGGTCCGGGTCCAGAGCCTGggtccagagcccagagcccggGTCCAGAGCCCGGGTCCAGAGCCCGGGTCCGCTCTGAAACATTGAACTTCTCCTTTCAAAGGAATTCACGGAGATTAATTATGACAATAATTAATTGTTGTTACTTTATGTGAAAACAATGGATCCAATTTAATTTGtagatataaaaatgtaaaaaaagaatcctttaaaatattatttgttttttcaaGTTTGAGGAAAAAAATCTGAATTCATTGTGAAAGATGAACGTTTTAAACTTTTATTCAAAACCTCAAATATGAACTTTAATATTtgagggaaaagaaaagaaataaaacaacgtGGAGCTTCGACACGTGACGTCATGGACCTGGTCCCCTGGACCCCCGTCGCACGGACCCGGACCCGCAGACGGTCACGTGGTCTCTGAagcttcttgtttttttccctctgtttttgttgttttcgggACAAAAGTTGCTAATTTATTCATAAAACTGTTTAAAGTAACGAACATTCCTGAAGTAAATAAAAGATACGTGTGAATTAAAAAGATGAAACGGGATCTTCTGATTTATGAGTTTACTTTAAAACAAAAGCTTTCATactaaacttttatttattataatatctggaggttaattatattttatttgtgtccAGATGTTTAAAATCtaagattttattttgaaggccacaAATCAGatttgataaatatataaaaaaaggaaaatattatatttaaattattcgAGTGAAAAATATTTGACTTTAAATAAAAACTCcgttaattaaatgtaatgatgACGTCAAGCCGTTTGACTTCACGATGCGgccggaggtcaaaggtcgtttAGAGCCGGTTGTTGTGACAGAGGTCACGTGGTGTGAACATAAAGCGCGTTCACGCGGCTGCGCAATGAATATTATCAACGCCGAGAGGCCGCGCGCCTCCGGAAACCTCGAGGATGTAAAGACGATTTAAAATgtctaaaacattttaaatttcaataaaaatatgttattattttaatattcctTAAAGTAAGTCAACACACTATTGAGGATTAAAAcctgaaggtcatttaatcataAAGGAAAAGAGTTTCACTTatctttaactttttattttctaccagaacaatatttaaatgtttatgttttttagacttcagataaatatatatctataatctataatatctatctatatatatagatataatatctatatctatatagatataaatatccGATTCTCATGAACCTCGAGGAGCAGAAACATGAAatagattaattaattaatattaattattacggTTTggactttctttaaaaaataataataactaaaaCAAAAGAtggacagaaaataaaaaatatgttttcaggACAATTAAACCACGTGATTAATCCTCTTTAAAGACTgccctgttgcattgtgggaagtcTCTGGACTTTGATTAATAAAACACTTTATCACCGCTTgtgaagaataaaaataaacacgtgACATCATTTAATGatcaataaaaactaaatactcttCCTCGTTaatccttcaaagtaaaagtctttTAGAACattaagatacaaatataaaagagtttattattattacttagaACTCTGAATAAGGTTCCTGTTTGAATGgactatcctcctcctcttcctcctcccttctctcctcctcttcctcctcctcctcccttctcttctcctctacctcctcctcccttctctccacctcttcctccctttctctcctcttcctccacctcccttctctcctcctcttccacctctacCCCCTTCTCCCTtctatcctcctcttcctccttttctctcctcttcctcctcccttctctcctcctcctccgtttctctcctcttcctcctcctccacctcctcccttctcttctcctctacctcctctcacacatctctcttctcttcagatTCTCTCGTAACCTTCAGATGAAGATTTGAGTTAAAAGTCTGAATGTGGACTTTAACCTGcaggaagggggaggaagaggaaaggggagaggaggaagaggggagggggagaaggggggaggggaggaaaggatgaagaggaaaggagaggaggaagagaggagggggagaagaggaagaagaggaaaggagaggaggtctaatgaatttttttgaaaattgtAATCAACCCCGACGTCGTGGTCGACTGATAAATGAGACCTGAGGGAtcacagctcctcctcctcttcctcttgctcctcctcccctccttccattAACACACCTTCTTCGAAAagtttcatcacacacacacacacacacacacacacacacacacacacacacacacacagtgtatatTAAGATGTCTTTATTGAAAAGAGACACGTGACAGTAGACGACTCTGTTAAGTAGAAGTACTGTACAGCCACAAAATAACCTtaagaacaacaataataataacaacaacaacaacgtgtctGGATCCTAAATCAAGAGAATGAACCGGTTCACAGGCCggacacaaatatacaaaagaggTTTGAGGGGTGTGTTCATAAATAAAGTGAGGACAGcctgaggggcggggctaagggGTCGGctaaggggcggggctaagggGTCGGCTGGTCTATGTACAGGTTCTGGTGAGTCCAGTTTCTTGTTCTGTTTTCtagaataaagatgaaacattcTGTTGTAATGTGATTAATAACTCATATTAATGTTAACATTAATATGAGTTATTAATCACATTACTAAGGTAttaactcattattatgaggtAATAAGTCATAAAGCAGTTATTTGAGTCAACATAATTCATAACTTAGTCATTATTGGGGGAAgcgtgatgaagacgagcagcatcttcatcttcttactAACATCAGGGCCCAGAGTCTTCtagggaccagaaccaggaggtTCTGAAGGTTCTGGGGTCAGGGAGCCGGTGCTTTATGAATTTTGCTCCACAGAAACGAGGCGGAACACTaacccttcagaataaaagccctcCGCCCTGAAGCACTTCCTGTTCTCTAAATGTACGCGAGAGAGAATATTTACAACAGGttcacagagaagaagaagaagctccttCGTGATTCGCTGAGCCGAACAGAGAGGCGTTGTGATTGGACGGGAGCCGGCAGACAgcggcagaagaagaagattccCTTGTTGCTCCGTGAAGCCGCTTCACTAGAACCATCAGAACCTTTCAGTCGCTTTCactttacaataaatacaaaaacagaaggtaaaaaaaaagaaaaaagagtccAGATTCCTGAAGGCCCTGAACGCCACCTTCCGTCTTAACTCGCAGTTAATATTTACATCcactcatcttcctcttcctctggtgaCGTGATGATTTAATATGttatggaataaaaaaacacaaacacatgaggAAAGAGGGCGGTCCCTGAACCTCACACGGACTTCAAacccagagagaaaccagatgGCTGGTCAGGCAAAGAGCGTCTATTGGACATGcgacctctcactctgctcgcttcctcttcctcttaaaacacacaaagttcACAGaattcatgaaataaaaaatatgaggTGAAACTCATCCTGcacgatgaagatgaagacgacGAGGACAGTGTTCTCCGAGGAGACGATATGATTGGTAGGGAGTTAAATTAAACATGAGGTCGTCgtcagaggtcacgtgatcGTTTTCCCAAAGTGAGCCGTCCGCTCGTGGACCGCGTCTCCCAGCATGCCTCGGGGCTCGCAGTCGGTCTGACGGCAGGAAGCGGTTCCTCCAAAATAAAGGTCCGGCGCGGCTCACATGAGCGCGGCGCTGTTGCTGCGGTTGTTGCGGCGCGGCAGGTTGGGCGTGGCCATGAGCGGCGAGCGCTCGTCGGGGCAGCCGTACTGAGCCAGCGTGTCCACGCACTCCTGGCTGCCGGCCTGCCGCGCGTACGCCATGGCGCTGTTCCCGTGGGCGTCCCTCGCCATCAGGTCCACGCCGTACTGCGGGGACGAGAGCGGCGGCCGGTCAGAACGCTCACGTAAACATGGGTACCGACCTCGGTGGGCGGCGCCGTACCCAGATGAGCAGCTGCGTGACGACCACGTTGCCCTTGCGTCCGGCGAGGTGCAGCGCGTTGCGTCCGTCTCCGTCGCCGCACGTCTCGTTGACCTGCTGCCTCGACCCGTGAGCAAGCAGCAGCACCACGGAGCGCAggtcctcctccgccgccgcccgcAGCAGCTGCTGGCCCAGGGACAGCTCGGCGCCGGCCGGCAGCGGCGCCACGAACACGCGCTGCTCGTACTTGGCCCGGATCCAACGCTCGCGCTCCTCCCTGAGGACGGCAGGAAGTCAGGACgcgccttcaaaataagacttcCTGTCTACGCTTCACAGAAAACTAACACAGGCATGGAACTCTGCAGAGTGCACGCTGATGCTGGTACCGGGTACCACGTGGACTCCCCCGGTACTCGTTCTACTCCCCCGGTACCCGTGTACTACTTGTGTACTCCCCCGGTACCcgtgtacaccccccccccccgtgtaaaTGAGCGGCTCATTGAGCTCCAGGATGATGAACTGAGGCTCTGATCCACAGATGTGATCCACTAATCTGCACAAATCCTCATTCATGCTGCTGGGATtagttaggggggggggggggtattgagctgtcccccccccccccctaactaAATAACAACACCTCCTCCAGGGGGCCGAGGCAGGAAATGGAGAACAGTGGTGGAGACTTCTACCATGAAGtgactccagtgtgtgtgttaatgtgtgtgtgtctgtgtgtgtgtgtctgtgtgtgtgtgtgtgtgtgtgtgtgtgtggaagcagcaggagaggaaaTGAAACACTAA
Proteins encoded in this window:
- the gbx2 gene encoding homeobox protein GBX-2, whose product is MSAAFSPPSFMVMPRPLGSSSAFSIDSLIGGPTPPGPGAFVYTGYPMFMPYRSVVLQPPPALPAGHHLQGGFCSGLAPGMALSSGLMAALPGGFPPHREPARKFSPARHAEDGKSFLAKEAFHDPDPSPARAPPKEDSKEEDCGRKEDSSFLDSDLDYSSDDNLTSAGRQEDADDGPHAPGSSSCSAGGAGGAGGKNRRRRTAFTSEQLLELEKEFHCKKYLSLTERSQIAHALKLSEVQVKIWFQNRRAKWKRVKAGNVNNKSGEPVRNPKIVVPIPVHVSRFAIRSQHQQMEQARP